The following are encoded in a window of Longimicrobium sp. genomic DNA:
- a CDS encoding transglycosylase SLT domain-containing protein: MGRTRRRFTDSPECAQRYRRAYDGAGDRSIDGERRASEGLQIRRRQHGGLMQTFRRTPLRDGLVGLAIVGGAAPLAMSRLDALRTDRSHESIVPSVGNIVPLTNGAVGQAWRDATDQVDAKATEQVAAKSVERESFIQQKVERYQDMGLDRKLAESIYDLALEENIDPDIAFGLVRTESEFKPTAQSHVGAIGLTQLMPATARWMRPGTQPADLRKPEVNLSIGFRYLSELIEKYDGDKELALLAYNRGPGTVDRVLKRGGDPDNGYAKAVITGEGVHR; this comes from the coding sequence GTGGGCCGCACCCGCCGCCGCTTCACCGATTCGCCCGAGTGCGCGCAGCGCTACCGCCGCGCCTATGACGGCGCCGGTGACCGCAGCATCGACGGCGAGCGCCGCGCGAGCGAGGGGCTGCAGATTCGCCGCCGGCAGCATGGCGGGCTGATGCAGACCTTCCGCCGCACCCCGCTCCGCGACGGGCTCGTGGGGCTGGCGATCGTGGGCGGCGCGGCGCCGCTGGCGATGTCGCGGCTGGACGCGCTGCGCACCGACCGGTCGCACGAGTCGATCGTCCCCTCCGTGGGGAACATCGTCCCGCTGACCAACGGCGCCGTGGGGCAGGCCTGGCGCGACGCCACCGACCAGGTGGACGCCAAGGCCACCGAGCAGGTGGCGGCCAAGTCGGTGGAGCGCGAGTCGTTCATCCAGCAGAAGGTGGAGCGCTACCAGGACATGGGGCTCGACCGCAAGCTCGCGGAGAGCATCTACGACCTCGCCCTCGAGGAGAACATCGACCCGGACATCGCGTTCGGTCTGGTGCGCACCGAGAGCGAGTTCAAGCCGACCGCGCAGAGCCACGTGGGCGCCATCGGGCTTACGCAGCTCATGCCCGCCACCGCCCGCTGGATGCGCCCCGGCACGCAGCCCGCCGACCTCCGCAAGCCGGAGGTGAACCTTTCGATCGGCTTCCGCTACCTGTCCGAGCTGATCGAGAAGTACGATGGAGACAAGGAGCTGGCGCTCTTGGCCTACAACCGCGGCCCCGGCACGGTGGACCGCGTGCTGAAGCGCGGCGGCGACCCGGACAACGGGTACGCCAAGGCGGTCATCACCGGCGAGGGCGTGCACCGTTAG
- the mqnB gene encoding futalosine hydrolase, translating to MLPEPPLNPASPAPLALLCSVPFECAALMDALEGRHEELVGRKSAWSGHLDGVPVILFPCGMGKTNAAHGATALLESRPVRGVLGFGVGGAYPGSGLVLGDVALASRAVYGDEGVTAPGGWIDTEGIGIPLVERGGRRWFNAFDADAARVEAARRALDAAGIEARIGPFVTVSACSGTGARGIELAGRFGGLVEGMEGAALAHVATLYDVPFLELRAISNAVEDRDLSRWRLRDAADAAQRAVRVVVRAWAAGG from the coding sequence GTGCTCCCGGAGCCGCCGCTGAATCCCGCCTCCCCCGCCCCCCTCGCGCTCCTCTGCTCGGTCCCGTTCGAGTGCGCCGCGCTCATGGACGCGCTGGAGGGCCGGCACGAGGAGCTCGTGGGCCGCAAGTCCGCATGGAGCGGGCACCTGGACGGGGTGCCGGTCATCCTCTTCCCCTGCGGGATGGGGAAGACCAACGCCGCCCACGGCGCCACCGCGCTCCTCGAATCGCGCCCTGTTCGCGGCGTGCTCGGCTTCGGCGTCGGAGGCGCGTACCCCGGCTCGGGCTTGGTGCTAGGTGACGTCGCCCTCGCCTCGCGCGCCGTCTACGGCGACGAAGGGGTGACCGCGCCGGGCGGGTGGATCGACACGGAGGGAATCGGCATCCCCCTCGTGGAGCGCGGCGGCCGGCGCTGGTTCAACGCGTTCGATGCGGATGCGGCCCGCGTCGAGGCGGCGCGTCGTGCGCTGGATGCGGCTGGAATCGAGGCGCGCATCGGCCCGTTCGTCACCGTCTCCGCCTGCTCCGGCACCGGCGCCCGCGGGATCGAGCTCGCCGGGCGCTTCGGCGGGCTGGTGGAGGGGATGGAAGGCGCGGCGCTGGCGCACGTCGCCACGCTGTACGACGTTCCCTTTCTGGAGCTGCGCGCCATCAGCAATGCCGTCGAGGACCGCGACCTCTCCCGATGGCGCCTCCGCGACGCCGCCGATGCGGCGCAGCGGGCAGTGCGGGTGGTGGTGCGTGCGTGGGCCGCCGGGGGATGA
- a CDS encoding metal-dependent hydrolase → MSFPPAHALIGAGLAEIAIAAKPLPRWKAWTLAGFLAVSPDFDIVLGLMTGRGASLHGTFSHSITAVVVLTLTVYAVAGGRWALVAGTSYGSHLLVDMLDDSGPTNLMLGWPFTPARPYAIGKLFPRVQFETGSGFRAASYSLFDPPVLAKLFAQTLLAAAIFVALAGIAQLVRRRRLSRAAAR, encoded by the coding sequence ATGTCCTTTCCTCCCGCACACGCTCTGATCGGCGCGGGGCTGGCCGAGATCGCGATCGCCGCGAAGCCGCTTCCGCGCTGGAAGGCGTGGACGCTGGCCGGCTTCCTGGCCGTGTCGCCCGACTTCGACATCGTGCTCGGGCTGATGACGGGGCGCGGCGCGTCGCTGCACGGCACCTTTTCGCACAGCATCACCGCGGTGGTGGTGCTGACGCTGACGGTCTACGCGGTGGCCGGCGGAAGGTGGGCGCTGGTGGCTGGAACCAGCTACGGATCGCACCTGCTGGTGGACATGCTGGACGACAGCGGGCCCACGAACCTGATGCTCGGCTGGCCCTTCACCCCGGCGCGACCCTACGCCATCGGCAAGCTCTTCCCCAGAGTGCAGTTCGAAACGGGAAGCGGATTCAGGGCGGCGTCCTACAGCCTCTTCGATCCGCCCGTCCTCGCCAAGCTGTTCGCGCAGACGCTGCTGGCGGCGGCCATCTTCGTGGCGCTGGCGGGGATCGCGCAGCTCGTGCGGCGGCGGCGCCTCAGCCGAGCCGCAGCGCGCTGA
- the trxA gene encoding thioredoxin, translating to MDATASRKATVACSSCGRLNRVDLSRASAGPKCGACGRPIALDRPLAVTDSTFDPVVGGSDVPVLVDFYADWCGPCKIMAPVLDAVAQARAGSMLVAKLDTDRNPVLARRFQIASIPTLIVFRGGHEVGRELGAIPRPRLEALLDGATR from the coding sequence ATGGATGCAACCGCGTCGCGCAAGGCGACCGTCGCCTGCTCGTCGTGCGGGCGGCTGAACCGCGTGGACCTGTCGCGCGCATCGGCCGGGCCGAAGTGCGGCGCGTGCGGACGCCCCATCGCGCTCGACCGCCCGCTGGCGGTGACCGACTCCACCTTCGACCCCGTGGTCGGCGGATCGGACGTGCCGGTGCTGGTGGACTTCTACGCCGACTGGTGTGGCCCCTGCAAGATCATGGCGCCGGTGCTGGACGCGGTGGCGCAGGCGCGCGCCGGCTCCATGCTCGTCGCCAAGCTGGACACGGACCGCAACCCCGTCCTCGCGCGCCGCTTCCAGATCGCCTCCATCCCCACCCTCATCGTCTTCCGCGGCGGGCACGAGGTGGGCCGCGAGTTGGGCGCCATCCCCCGCCCGCGCCTGGAGGCACTGCTGGACGGCGCGACGAGGTAA
- a CDS encoding DUF2442 domain-containing protein encodes MERKLTDEEILAQLPAARERGRIAAETEPRARSARYQKSTGRVVVELSNGCLFAFPAQLGEGLRGASAADLATVEVMPGGSGLHWETLDVDLSVPGLVAGIFGSKRWMAELGRAGGSATSTAKAAAARANGRKGGRPRGTARA; translated from the coding sequence ATGGAACGTAAGCTGACAGACGAAGAGATCCTTGCGCAGCTTCCGGCCGCTCGGGAACGTGGGCGAATCGCCGCGGAGACTGAGCCGCGCGCCAGGAGCGCCCGTTATCAGAAGAGCACTGGCAGGGTGGTGGTGGAACTGAGCAACGGGTGTCTCTTTGCGTTTCCCGCGCAGCTTGGCGAGGGGCTCAGAGGCGCGAGCGCCGCCGATCTTGCGACCGTGGAGGTGATGCCCGGCGGGTCAGGGCTCCACTGGGAAACCCTCGACGTGGATCTGAGCGTCCCGGGGCTCGTAGCCGGGATCTTCGGATCGAAGCGCTGGATGGCGGAGCTTGGGCGCGCGGGGGGCAGCGCGACCAGCACGGCCAAAGCGGCGGCGGCGCGCGCGAACGGGCGCAAGGGTGGAAGGCCCCGAGGAACCGCCCGCGCGTAG
- a CDS encoding DUF4160 domain-containing protein, translating to MPTVHREDGFRVVIWPNDHRPPHVHVFTAAGEAVIELDPIRVREYIGMKPSEVVGAIRIVDAHRKRLNDAWEEIHGT from the coding sequence ATGCCGACCGTTCACCGGGAGGATGGATTCCGCGTCGTTATCTGGCCCAACGACCACCGCCCGCCGCACGTGCACGTATTCACCGCCGCCGGTGAGGCCGTTATTGAGCTGGACCCGATTCGCGTTCGGGAGTACATCGGAATGAAACCGAGCGAGGTGGTCGGCGCCATCCGCATCGTGGACGCGCATCGAAAGAGGCTGAACGACGCATGGGAGGAGATCCATGGAACGTAA
- a CDS encoding OsmC family protein: MPDGVPVEYPIEVVWEGGMRYRGGAPGGPTLVVDGKKEAAPSPVDTLVVAIASCSAIDVVDYLEKRRTPPSACSVSVRFSRAPDHPRRLTDLHLTYRVATDSPREHVERAVQLSFDKYCSVAASLAPDIRTGWTVELEPAAVSAD; the protein is encoded by the coding sequence ATGCCGGATGGAGTGCCCGTGGAGTACCCGATCGAGGTGGTGTGGGAAGGCGGAATGCGGTACCGCGGGGGCGCCCCCGGAGGCCCCACGCTTGTAGTCGATGGGAAAAAGGAGGCCGCGCCCAGCCCGGTGGACACGCTGGTGGTGGCGATCGCGTCGTGCTCGGCCATCGACGTGGTGGACTACCTGGAGAAGCGCCGCACGCCGCCCAGCGCGTGCAGCGTCTCGGTGCGCTTCTCCCGCGCCCCCGATCACCCGCGCCGCCTGACCGACCTCCACCTCACCTACCGCGTCGCCACCGACTCCCCCCGCGAGCACGTGGAGCGCGCCGTACAACTCTCCTTCGACAAGTACTGCTCCGTGGCCGCCTCCCTCGCCCCCGACATCCGCACCGGCTGGACTGTGGAGCTAGAGCCGGCGGCGGTTTCGGCGGATTGA
- a CDS encoding dihydrofolate reductase family protein, whose product MRRVRYNVAASLDGYIAGPDGEFDWIPNDPTVDFAAIFARVDTVLLGRHSFELTRSGDAPWAAGTRVYVFSRTLRPEDHPGVTVVAEDAGGVVAALRAEPGEGEIWLFGGGELFRSLLAAGQVDTVEVTIVPILLGGGVPLLPPDAPRTALALAGTHTYPSGMVTLSYAVPRDD is encoded by the coding sequence ATGCGCCGGGTGCGATACAACGTGGCCGCGAGCCTGGACGGGTACATCGCCGGGCCGGATGGGGAGTTCGATTGGATCCCGAACGATCCCACCGTCGACTTCGCGGCGATCTTTGCCCGGGTGGATACGGTGCTCCTGGGGCGCCACAGCTTTGAGCTGACGCGGTCTGGCGATGCGCCCTGGGCGGCCGGGACGCGCGTGTACGTCTTCTCGCGCACCCTGCGTCCGGAGGATCACCCGGGCGTCACGGTCGTCGCGGAGGACGCGGGCGGGGTCGTCGCCGCCCTGCGCGCCGAGCCCGGCGAGGGCGAGATCTGGCTGTTCGGCGGCGGAGAGCTGTTCCGGAGCCTGCTCGCGGCGGGGCAGGTGGACACGGTCGAAGTCACCATCGTCCCCATCCTGCTAGGCGGCGGCGTGCCGCTGCTGCCGCCCGATGCGCCGCGCACCGCCCTCGCGCTGGCGGGGACGCACACGTATCCTAGCGGCATGGTGACGCTGTCCTACGCGGTCCCACGCGACGACTGA
- a CDS encoding inositol monophosphatase family protein → MPTPFHDELRLALDAAYDAAELIAARTGADRVRLKGRADLVTEVDEAVERLVTERIRERFPDDAVVGEELSSSAVTSGRRWIVDPVDGTTNFVHGHPFVCVSIAFADDDGLGAGVIHAPFLREVFHAARGCGAFLNGEPIRVSAVREASGALLGTGFPFKKGKGNLDAYMSLVADAVRATHDVRRDGSAALDLANVAAGRLDGFFEVGLAPWDVAAGMLLVREAGGRVSGWPGDSGEPLDTGRVLASNGHIHGWLMELAGRHVASI, encoded by the coding sequence ATGCCCACGCCGTTCCACGACGAGCTGCGCCTTGCCCTCGACGCCGCGTACGACGCCGCCGAGCTGATCGCCGCGCGCACCGGCGCCGACCGCGTGCGGCTCAAGGGCCGCGCCGACCTGGTGACCGAGGTGGACGAGGCGGTCGAGCGTCTGGTGACGGAGCGCATCCGCGAGCGCTTTCCGGATGACGCGGTGGTGGGCGAGGAGCTCTCGTCGTCGGCGGTGACGTCCGGCCGGCGGTGGATCGTGGACCCGGTGGACGGGACGACCAACTTCGTGCACGGCCATCCGTTCGTATGCGTGAGCATCGCCTTCGCGGACGACGACGGTTTGGGCGCCGGGGTGATCCACGCGCCCTTTCTGCGCGAGGTCTTCCACGCTGCGCGGGGGTGCGGCGCCTTTCTGAACGGCGAGCCGATCCGCGTCAGCGCGGTGCGCGAGGCGTCCGGCGCGCTGCTCGGCACCGGCTTTCCGTTCAAGAAGGGGAAGGGGAACCTGGACGCCTACATGTCGCTGGTGGCCGATGCGGTGCGCGCCACTCACGACGTGCGCCGCGACGGCAGCGCGGCGCTGGACCTGGCGAACGTGGCGGCGGGGCGGCTGGATGGCTTCTTCGAGGTCGGCCTCGCGCCGTGGGACGTGGCGGCGGGGATGCTGCTGGTGCGCGAGGCGGGCGGGCGCGTCTCCGGCTGGCCCGGTGACTCCGGCGAGCCGCTCGACACGGGGCGGGTGCTGGCCAGCAACGGGCATATCCACGGCTGGCTGATGGAGCTCGCCGGGCGGCACGTGGCGAGTATCTGA
- a CDS encoding peptide MFS transporter yields MANTPLGSSREAAATLDLPPSQTGFADTGFFGHPRGLATLFGTEMWERFSFYGLRPLLVLFMAAALTEGGFGLERDQASAIVGIYGASVYLASLPGGWVADRLLGLQRAIFMGAVLITGGHLSIGLSGLAGAGTAGKALFFLGLILIVLGTGLLKPNISAIVGDLYPEGGARRDAGFSIFYMGINIGAFLGQLVTGILGERVGWHYGFGAAGVGMFFGLLYYAYSAKRTLGGIGAGPVRHPDAAVQARQERQVKLFTGIGVGIIALVFILALAGVFVPDAQAIGKSMTFVLVGLAVAYFAYIFAMGGLNGDEKKRVAVIVVLFLFAAIFWSAFEQAPTSLNLFAKDFTNRTVAGWEVPATWFQSINSAFVILLAPVFAVIWVALARRGFDLSSPTKFAMGLAFAGLGFFMMIFAANIVVSSGGAAKVSAWWLVGSYFFQTVGELCLSPVGLSSMTKLSPRKYVGQMMGIWFLASAVGNLIGGLVGGHVDPEKLEQMPQLFTTTTASLMIAAVVLGILAIPIRRMMATAPGGERAAGVH; encoded by the coding sequence ATGGCAAATACCCCCCTAGGGTCGTCGAGAGAGGCAGCCGCCACCCTGGACCTACCCCCATCGCAGACGGGCTTCGCTGACACCGGCTTCTTCGGCCATCCGCGCGGGCTGGCGACGCTGTTCGGCACGGAGATGTGGGAGCGCTTCTCGTTCTACGGGCTGCGCCCCCTGCTGGTGCTCTTCATGGCCGCCGCGCTCACCGAGGGCGGCTTCGGCCTGGAGCGCGACCAGGCCTCGGCCATCGTGGGCATCTACGGCGCCTCCGTGTACCTGGCCTCGTTGCCGGGCGGCTGGGTGGCGGACCGGCTGCTGGGGCTGCAGCGCGCCATCTTCATGGGCGCGGTGCTGATCACCGGCGGGCACCTCTCCATCGGCCTCTCCGGGCTGGCGGGGGCGGGCACCGCGGGGAAGGCGCTCTTCTTCCTCGGGCTGATCCTGATCGTGCTGGGGACGGGGCTGCTCAAGCCCAACATCTCCGCCATCGTGGGCGACCTGTACCCCGAGGGCGGCGCCCGGCGCGACGCCGGCTTCTCCATCTTCTACATGGGGATCAACATCGGCGCGTTCCTGGGCCAGCTCGTCACCGGGATCCTCGGCGAGCGGGTGGGCTGGCACTACGGCTTCGGGGCGGCGGGCGTGGGGATGTTCTTCGGCCTGCTGTACTACGCGTACTCGGCGAAGCGCACGCTCGGCGGCATCGGTGCCGGCCCCGTCCGCCACCCGGACGCGGCGGTGCAGGCGCGCCAGGAGCGGCAGGTGAAGCTGTTCACGGGGATCGGCGTGGGGATCATCGCCCTCGTCTTCATCCTGGCGCTCGCCGGCGTCTTCGTGCCCGACGCGCAGGCGATCGGCAAATCGATGACGTTCGTGCTGGTGGGGCTCGCGGTAGCCTACTTCGCCTACATCTTCGCCATGGGCGGGCTGAACGGGGACGAGAAGAAGCGGGTCGCGGTGATCGTGGTGCTCTTCCTCTTCGCCGCGATCTTCTGGAGCGCCTTCGAGCAGGCGCCCACCTCGCTGAACCTCTTCGCCAAGGACTTCACCAACCGGACCGTGGCGGGGTGGGAGGTTCCGGCGACGTGGTTCCAGTCGATCAACTCGGCGTTCGTGATCCTCCTGGCGCCGGTCTTCGCGGTCATCTGGGTGGCGCTCGCGCGGCGCGGGTTCGACCTGTCGAGCCCCACGAAGTTCGCGATGGGGCTGGCGTTTGCAGGGCTGGGCTTCTTCATGATGATCTTCGCCGCGAACATCGTGGTGTCCAGCGGCGGCGCGGCCAAAGTGTCGGCGTGGTGGCTGGTGGGGAGCTACTTCTTCCAGACGGTGGGCGAGCTCTGCCTGAGCCCGGTGGGCCTGTCGTCGATGACGAAGCTGAGCCCCCGCAAGTACGTGGGCCAGATGATGGGGATCTGGTTCCTGGCCTCGGCGGTGGGCAACCTGATCGGCGGGCTGGTGGGCGGGCACGTGGACCCGGAGAAGCTGGAGCAGATGCCGCAGCTCTTCACCACCACCACCGCCTCGCTGATGATCGCGGCCGTGGTGCTCGGCATCCTCGCCATCCCCATCCGACGCATGATGGCGACGGCACCCGGCGGAGAACGCGCCGCGGGCGTGCACTGA
- a CDS encoding GntR family transcriptional regulator: MFHLDPSDPTPIEAQLVRTVRSALGAGLLEPGERMPTVRQLAVELRVGANAVARAYEELERQGVLETKQGVGTVVRLSPSAIQHEELLAELSALEDTFLRQASELGFSLDEVIIHLDGRRPR; encoded by the coding sequence ATGTTCCACCTCGACCCCTCCGACCCCACCCCCATCGAGGCCCAGCTCGTCCGCACCGTGCGCTCGGCGCTGGGGGCGGGGCTGCTGGAGCCGGGCGAGCGCATGCCGACCGTGCGGCAGCTCGCGGTGGAGCTGCGCGTGGGGGCGAACGCGGTGGCGCGCGCGTACGAGGAGCTGGAGCGGCAGGGGGTGCTCGAAACGAAGCAGGGGGTCGGGACCGTAGTGCGGTTGTCGCCGAGCGCCATCCAGCACGAGGAGCTGCTCGCCGAACTCTCCGCGCTGGAGGACACCTTCCTCCGGCAAGCAAGCGAGCTGGGGTTTTCGCTGGACGAGGTCATCATCCACCTGGACGGCCGCCGCCCGCGGTAA
- a CDS encoding slipin family protein, protein MVPSKGNMIAPQSNAPRPNFISALAFGVPTVAGAMTAAAVNTPLAAVVGLGLGIVAALSPKIAQHWERAVVLRFGRYAGLRGPGPFFVIPFVDSISAWVDQRTVTTAFTAEETLTSDTVPVNVDAVLFWTVYDPEKAALEVQDYTAAISWASQTALRDIIGRTSLSELLRGRVRIEKELQTLIDERTTPWGVTVHSVEMRDVVIPAALQDAMSREAQASREKSARIILGEAEVAIAELFEQAAERYRDNPTALQLRQMNILYEALKQKGGMMVIPSTIVESMGPAGVMGTAALAGQAQQKQDADAVADLPAAPGLPNLPPAADLRVFGG, encoded by the coding sequence ATGGTTCCGTCGAAGGGCAACATGATCGCGCCGCAGAGCAACGCGCCGCGTCCCAACTTCATCTCCGCCCTCGCGTTCGGCGTCCCCACCGTGGCCGGCGCGATGACGGCGGCGGCGGTGAACACGCCGCTGGCGGCGGTGGTGGGCCTGGGGCTGGGGATCGTGGCCGCGCTCTCGCCCAAGATCGCGCAGCACTGGGAGCGCGCCGTGGTGCTGCGCTTCGGGCGCTACGCGGGGCTGCGCGGGCCCGGGCCGTTTTTCGTGATCCCCTTCGTGGACAGCATCTCCGCGTGGGTGGACCAGCGCACCGTCACCACCGCCTTCACCGCCGAGGAGACGCTCACCTCGGACACCGTGCCGGTGAACGTGGACGCCGTGCTCTTCTGGACCGTCTACGACCCCGAGAAGGCCGCCCTCGAGGTGCAGGACTACACCGCCGCCATCAGCTGGGCGTCGCAGACGGCGCTGCGCGACATCATCGGACGCACCTCGCTTTCCGAGCTGCTGCGCGGGCGCGTGCGTATCGAAAAGGAGCTGCAGACGCTGATCGACGAGCGCACCACCCCCTGGGGCGTCACGGTGCACTCGGTGGAGATGCGCGACGTGGTGATCCCCGCCGCCCTGCAGGACGCCATGTCGCGCGAGGCGCAGGCGTCACGCGAGAAGTCGGCGCGCATCATCCTGGGCGAGGCCGAGGTGGCGATCGCGGAGCTGTTCGAGCAGGCCGCCGAGCGCTACCGCGACAACCCAACCGCGCTCCAGCTCCGCCAGATGAACATCCTGTACGAGGCGCTGAAGCAGAAGGGCGGAATGATGGTGATCCCCAGCACCATCGTGGAGTCGATGGGCCCGGCCGGGGTGATGGGCACCGCCGCGCTCGCCGGCCAGGCGCAGCAGAAGCAGGACGCCGACGCCGTCGCCGATCTCCCGGCCGCGCCCGGGCTTCCCAACCTCCCGCCGGCCGCGGACCTGCGGGTGTTCGGGGGGTAG
- a CDS encoding GNAT family protein, whose amino-acid sequence MTTPPPLLLRPWRASDAPALRAAIDESLDALRPWMSWAPEEPTTLDVLAARLSRYAQDFAEGSRWRFAVLHADTGLLLGGASLHPYPGPGALEVGYWVRSSWLRRRVASAAAAALARHAFDAHAVQRAEIWCDTENHASARVARGLGFTYIGPHQTARADGTPRTVEVFRLDTPAALRTPAGADTRIETQSAQ is encoded by the coding sequence ATGACGACCCCTCCGCCCCTCCTGCTGCGGCCGTGGCGCGCGAGTGACGCGCCGGCCCTGCGCGCGGCCATCGACGAGAGTCTGGATGCGCTCCGCCCCTGGATGTCCTGGGCGCCTGAAGAGCCGACCACGCTCGACGTGCTGGCGGCGCGGCTGTCCCGGTACGCCCAGGACTTCGCGGAGGGGAGCCGCTGGCGGTTCGCCGTGCTCCACGCAGACACGGGTCTGCTGCTGGGGGGCGCGAGCCTTCACCCGTATCCCGGGCCGGGGGCGCTGGAGGTAGGATACTGGGTGCGCTCCTCGTGGCTTCGGCGGAGGGTGGCGAGCGCCGCGGCGGCCGCTCTCGCCCGCCATGCCTTCGATGCGCACGCCGTGCAGCGCGCCGAGATCTGGTGCGACACGGAGAACCACGCGAGCGCCCGGGTGGCGCGCGGACTCGGCTTCACCTACATCGGCCCCCACCAGACCGCCCGCGCCGACGGCACCCCCCGGACGGTGGAGGTTTTCCGCCTCGACACACCCGCGGCGCTGCGCACGCCGGCTGGCGCCGACACGAGGATCGAGACCCAATCGGCGCAATGA